The Oryzias latipes chromosome 9, ASM223467v1 region TGTGCTCGAAAAGAagtagttggaaaaaaaatatcgtGTATGTTCTTACCcatttatttcacaccttatgTTGTGAATATTTCCATTTACAGTTGTTCTTTCTCAAAACACTCAATTTAAATTTGctcatttgttctttttgatAATTTCTTGCCATGTAAAGTTCGTTCAGTGACTtgacaaaaaagacaacaaaaatcaCACTAATATATCTAACACATTacacaaatattaaaatgtgttgACAAAAAAGGAAACCTAAAGTGTATAAAGAAATTAACTGTGAAATCACTTATAATCATAAATAGAGAATCAAGAcaaatttcaatgttttaatgTAACAATTTTTTAGACGTTTAATTAaatttcaactttttaaaaaaacaacatccttTTGCATAcacatttatattaaaatatcTTGCAGGCATGGTATTTTGCAACTCAcagttataaataaagcttaatcAAGgcttgtaaaatatattttaatgaaTCAATTATTCACTTGGCAAAATATCTAGGATCAGAAATATCTTATgtaaaagtgatgctgaaaaactcatccatcgATTTGTtagcttgttcagaatgcagcagcaagatgtttagcaggaactagcagaggAGAACACAACAGTCCTGTGTTTGCTTCACTTCACCAGCACCCAGTTGaatctagaatcaagttcaaaatcctcctgctaacctataaggccttaaaTGGTATGACCCCATCTCatatcaaagacctcatagtgccttaccacccaaacagaacactccGCTGACAAAAtacaggactgcttgtggttcccagAATTTACAGTTCTTTCCAAGAATTTACAGTACTTTCAACTGTACTTTCTGggaaagtacagttggaggtagagcgttcaGTTtagggttctgtcctctatatTCATCTCTTCCCCTCTCTTCCTCTCCACCATTCTGTACAATTTATTGTCATTTAAttttccatgcctctgtttggtgcactGCAAAGTATGTGTTGTCCCTCTGGGGGACCGGGCGAAATCCCAGATTCCAGATGGATCGTCTGTGCTTCCGTCCTTGGCCATGGACCTCCCCTCTGGCATGTCCTGCGCCCCCAGCTGTCCACCTTCTCCGGATGAAGCCTATCTGCTCCACTATTCAAACATGCAATAGAGTTAGATGAGCTAATTCTTCTTTGACAGTCACATTGTCTGTCGGTCCTGGCAGAGGAGTTCTCCtttgtgtggacatccctgaggtttcttctttatttCCCCCTGTAATCaggatttttaaagtttttttgagtttttcctcacagagaagGAGGGTTTAAGGCCAGGGATGTCTGGGGTCtgtctagtttagtttagcaattagctattattcatttttatgtctGATCCTATGTTTTTGTACAATTAATGTTGTGAAGCCCATTAAGGCACCTGTGTTGTGATACTgggctatataaaaaaaaaaattgaattgaaatcaaCTGAACATTACAACTGAACCATTTCTGggaagaaaagaacatttttcttacattttggtTGCTACTCCCATTTTCAGATaacacaaaaattaaacataaaataaggatattgaaaaaatatttattttgaaattaaaattctgtttttcagtGCAACCATCCTGTGCGACTCTGCAAAAGTCaactcttttattttaaaggtccTGGTCATTGAAGTGGGCGTTTTATTGGCTTTCTTAATAAAATCGTATTTTTGAAGTTATGAATTTATCAATTTGTGGATTTTTTACACTCAAATTCAAATAAACCTCTCTTTCAGGGACAAAATCATGTCAGCGAGGTCACTTACAAGCGTTTCAAAAAGGGGATCATCCAGAAGCTGACCAGAAAGGGTCCTGCTGCAAGTACACCTATGGCCACTAGGGGTCAGTATGACCCCAGGTTCGACCTTGCTGAAGTCTGTCAGAGGCTGGACCTGGAAACTCAACAGAGCCACCAGGAACCAGAACATGAAGTCCAGCAAGGAAATAGTGATGGTATTGCGTATTTCACgtatttgtttgtgttgtttctttCAATGACGCAAAAATAACCTGCATCATGGTCAGGCACAGCAGGCGTGGTTGATTATATGAAATCTGTATTAagataaaaatgctgtttatttatgtatgtcAAAATTCAATTTTACATAAATTACTTGTCAGATCATTTTGGGGTCTATTATATATTTACAGCTAAGCTTTTGAGCCCCAGCTTTGcttaaatggcattttttttattcgtttgtaaaaaatattttgtttttccaatataaatgtgtattttaaaatCACTTTACTTAACCAATCTTTTCAATCTGTTATATCAAATCCAAATGCTCACTATATAGGAAATCAATAATTCAAATTCATTGTTCATTGGacctttaacaaaaatattctgTTGAAACAGCAATTCCACATATGAGAGACTGCAGGGAGGCCGTAAACCCACCAAGGACGCCTTTTTCCAAAAGCAAAGAGACGGATAACAAAGGGAATTCCACGGAGCAGGTTTGGGAGAATTTTGGCAATTCAGTGGACACCATTAGTTCACTCTCCTGTTTGCTTTTTGGTGCTCTGGAAAGTCTTTGACCAATACGCTTAAGGCCTTCAGTATTTTCTACACATCCAATTTCAGGAGTGTAAGATCCAGAACAGTTTTAATGAAGAAACTCTTTAGTAGTCAGACAATTCATTCATCATTTTACCATTCCAAggtgacacaaaaaaatctgctctggatcacaaaaatgcacagagGTTAATACAATATAAAACCCAGATaacaaatgattatttttttaacagggGGGTAAGTTGGTGTGGAGGGCAGCTGAAACTCTCAGGTACAGCAGGAAAGGCACAGCAGGTGATTGCAGTTTATGACTGATGGGTAAATTAAAACCTCTGCATGTGATGAATTGCTGCTTAAACTGTCACATTTTTTCAGGCAAATTTAACTCTTATTTTAGGCTTGTTGTTGtagtttgttttactttaaaaaagggCATTTTATTCTGACGAAAGTTTAATTTGCAAAATTTTGGTGAATCACGCCCTTTATAGTGTATTTGTTTAGCCATTGTTGTGAAACAGATGACAATGCATGACTCTGCACCATTTACTTATCCTGACCACTTTATTCACGTTTAAAAGCAAGACCAcatctgcttttttaaattactcTGAGTTCTTTTAGTTTAGAATTAttgtgtgtgtcttttattGCAGGGTCAGAGGTTAAAAAGCAGAGCTTGCAGCCTTTTGCTCTTCTAAATAAAGACCATCTGAGTCAACATGGGCAAGTCGTAATGATGTTGGGAGCACCATCGCTGCGGAATGACTACTGTAAGAGAATATAGGATTTCTTTAGTTTTGACTAAAATACATTGCTTCTTCTAATGTGTCTTTGTTAAAGTAGAGGTTGGTGCTGCATGTTTCGCTCGCTCAACAATTGCcataaaatctaaataaattataatGTACTTTCTTTACTTTAGACAAGTTGTTCCAtttgtatttagttttaaaagttCACAACATAGTCATTTAAATGCTAGAAATTTGATTTATTCTAATTTAGGCCAAATTGTTGCAAAGATCCAAACAGATTGCATCAAAATCTATTCAGTGTACTCATGAGGGACTCATGAGGAATTTGGGCCATTTTCTAGAAGAAAACTCCctctaattaaaacaaaaaactttagcAGAgcatagaaaaatgtttttgtcctgaCTTCTGACAAAGTGTGATTCATCTGTCTGCCATACATCCTTtgtcttccatccatcttcctcttgAATGATCAAACACAGTCTGGTTTCTTCTGTCTTTGTCTGGTTCTTGTCTGTCAGACTCTGATCTTCTCGACTGTAACAGGAGAGGAATAATTGCCTTGGCGCTGGGCTCCTCTGTGTACCTTTGGAATTCAGAGACTCGGGCCCTGGTGGGACTTTTGGAGCCATGTCTAGCTCCAGATGGTCCAAGCTCGGAAACTCTGTCCATCTCGTGCCTGTGCTGGAGCAGAGACGGCAGAATTCTCAGCATTGGCAACAGGAGGGGTGAGATACAGGTACAGTCCACATCCAGTGCAAAGGAGGGGGGCACCGTTTTCACACAAACTTCAGCGTCAGACTAAATCATTTaagacccattctgatcatcttttgatttattttgaaagccttcccagtggtattttaattatgattatgaaattcacctctcatttgtgggcaggaccgttggcgTCCGTCAACCCCGTGCCCCCCTTGCCATCAGCCATATCTGAGAGCTTTTCGAATACTTGTGGTCCCGCtcgcttacagcctctcacccCCCAACCGAACATTattggtgcaataaaaatgtcaagcaATATAGGGGCTATCCAGTTTTGAACCAATGTCAGCTCAGGTGTAGAAAACCAGAACGTACATTGATCTAATTGTCTATAAGAAGATGCATCAGattggggcggagcagggagcttgtggcctgcatGTCATAAATACAATCTTTTCCAAATCTCATTTTAtcttctgctcttgattcatagcaatttggaaaacaaaaaaacactcagaaatgcaattttaagctttcttGATCATCATAAAATTTAATCAACCcattaaaaactctaaaaacacattttatattGGAGTGGGTCATTCAAATGATAATTTGTGTCTCAGTGTTTTCCTTTGGCACTCAGTTGTGGGATGCTGACCGCATGCAGACCGTGAGATCTCAACAGTCACACTTGTCGGCAGTAGCAGCCCTCTCCTGGAAACAGGACGTACTCAGCAGGTGCTGTCAGAGTCACTAAAACAATAACTGACATTTTGAACagtgaataaaacataaaagcagaaaatgaagcGTTGTGTTTTTACAATCTCACAGTGGCTCTGTCCTGGGACGCGTCCACCACACAGATGCTCGAGCTCCCGCTCAGCTGGTCGGTGCTGCTGATCTGAAAGAGGAGATCTGCAGCCTACAGTGGTCTCCAGGACAAGAATGGATGGCCAGTGGCTCCACAAACGGACTCCTTCATATTTGGGCCAATGACATCGGAGGGATCAAAAAGTCCTGCCAGACTGTTGTGACAATGAAGCAGCCCAGTGCCGTAAAGGTAcagaatttgatttgaaatattttatacCTGTCATAAATTTAGGTCAACAATAAGGTTCGatcaagcattaaaaaaaaatcaatatttatttcatttagtttaaaaatagcTGTACTGgatattgatttgatttgtttggaGGTGTAACCCTAGAAAACTTTTGCTATAAAAAGTTACACCATCACTTTTGCCGGGTAAATTTTACCCGATATAATATACCCGACAAAAAGTACCTGTcacaaaaatagattaaaataataaataaattacagtgggtttctttgattttcaactgtggtatgtgtaacaaacttaaaaagaaaactgaaaaattaggaatttgagcacaaaaaactcttaaaaaataataaaatgatagtAGAAACTTCTTCCTGGAAGAAGGCACAGACTCCTTGACACtcgacatattgaaattcatgtaaatagttttgcttGGGTTAAAATCACCCAGGAATAGTGCTCTAGGGTTAACCTATTCTATATAAAATTCAAATGTGTCATTTGGTAAATGTCAACAAATGTCTGTATTAAATATAGATatttcaaaataacttttttaggTTGGAATGCATGCCTgatagtattttatttatttactttatggTTAGTAGTTAtctaataaagtttgaaaaaagatcaattaGATGTGAAACATCCTGCAATTAAACTGAATAAAAGTACATGTTAATGTAAGCAGCAATTACTACTTGTTGTTTGTTCAAAATGGCAAATTTGGTGATTTTTCACGATCACTTTGCGAAGATTTATGTCAGTTCGCATTCTCTGTAGTTTACTACGCTGTTAgagaaacataaaaagcattttaaatttttttttttctgttttggtcgTGTTTTTTGGTTCTTCAGGCGATGGGGTGGTGCCCATGGCAGAGAGGGGTGATAGCCACAGGAGGAGGTTGGAAGGATGGAGAACTCAGAATGTGGGACGCACAATTAGGAACCTGTTTGAATTCTGTCAGCACAAACTCACAGGTGCTTACAGCTCCCATGTGAATCCaggatcattttttattttatttaaattaatgaaCAATACACTCCTTGATGGCTTCATTTGCAGATCTGTTGTCTTCGATGGGCGGGAAAGAAGAGATCTCTCATAACGAGTCATGGACTTCCACATAACTCGGTCTCCTCTTGGACTTGGAAGTTTCCCTACCTCACCCAACTCTATCAGCTTGCAGGTTAGAAAGTGCAAAATATGAACAATTTACTAAAACTGCAGCAGTAGAAAAGAGCTCATTATGTAGACCGATTAATAATTCCAAATCGTCTCTGGTATGTGTTGCTGGGAAACAAGATTGAAGTTAGTTTGGAATTGGAActtaaaccagggccttctcactgtgaggcaacaCTGCAAACCGCTGCACCACCATGCATTTTCCCTAAATATAAGAACCTTGCTTCCAAGTGCtcttaactttattttgaaccAGCTTTTGTtccaattgcttttttttttattcacaccaACTTTAAAAACTTAGTAGTTCATATGGGTCACAATATTTAATTTACCAAGAAGCTGttctatatttgttttttgaaatctAATTCAACTCTTAGTCAGGGATGGTTAAATCTACTTTGTCAAAGTGGTAACACACATTACCCCATCAATCAAAAAGAACTGGCAAACATGTTATTTGAGCTGCATCTGAATAAATGAacttattataaataaataacaacacTATTGTGTTGAGAAAGCAGTAAAGGCCTTGTCACTCGGATTCAGCTTAGTTTCTTTTCAGGTCATTCTGGTCGAGTTCTGCACTTGGCCGTAAACTCTGATGGCACTTGCATCTTCTCTGCTGGAGCAGACCAGCGCCTCCACATCTGGGATCTTTAGTTCTCAGCATCTTTCAAGGCGGAtggtaaatgtgtttgtttatcaGACTTTAGTCATGAGGTCAGACCAAACCTCATCTTTAACaaagagaattttttttctgatgcaaGTCAGTACGAGCAAACTGCAAATttgagctgttttgtttttattttttttgtttttagtgttaatgTAAGTGTTTCTGCAGAACCTACCAGAATATTTCtgatgatcaattttcaactgCATTTATTGGTTTCAAAAACTTGTTCTTTGATAATGATTTTTAAATCCTCATgaaacatgattaaaatatGTTTGATATCTTTTTTATTCTACATTTCAAACATGACCTTATGTCGTTTTTGTgcatgtggtttttttttaacctcgtTTAGACAGTTTTGTGCTTTCTGTCTCAGTTTCACGTCTCATTATCTTGTTCATCTTTGTGGTGAAGCTTTTgtggaattttctttttattgttgcacTTGCACATTTGGGGTTGTGCATTATTATTTGtacttgtttatttcttttattgtacTCGGACGATTGCTGTAGTTGAGGTGTACTCTTCCCAACTAATAAATGTTTCAGattttgtcacctttttttaagctaaaattgGAAAGTTTTTCAGTATGAAAGCTGCTATGTTTTGTTTAGGCTACTGGATATTTAGCtgaaaacttttacaaagtTAAAAGCAGGTTGTGAGATGCTGGTTTATCAAAAACAAGTCAATTTAAGAACAAATATAAGGGTGAGTTTTAAACTgccatttaatatttatttgagAGCTAGTGTGCCATGACCAACATTTTACTATTCCTTTTCTATTTAAACAAGACAAATTCCAACCAAGTCGtctttattattaaataaaagtataatataatatataataaaatattctaaacgtatttttaggatattattttaaagatttttttaattacaacgTAATCTGAAATAGCCTCTGGTATGTAATCAGATACATCCAGGTTATCTCCCCATTTGAGAGCTGCTCGACTGGAGTACCACCTGTGGCAAGCAGCCGCGTGCCTCTTCGCACGCGGCTGCCTCTCGCCCGTCTGGTAGGCGCGCTCGCGTTACTatacgcacacaaacatggCGGCCAACGCTTCACCGTTACGCTCCTCCTTCAGGATTTGCAGTCCGTTTAGCGTAAGCTATCACTGCTGCCGGGCCGCACTACGGCTCCACAGGAAGCACGACAGTCCGAGGAGACATTTCCAACAGTCTGCGATCAGGTAAATGTCGGTGACGGGGAAAACGGCGAggatttttgctttaattacGACACGAAGGTATGAAGGATGCACCGGAGAAGGCGGTACGTAAATGCACCACGGGGGGTGATAATTGACAGCTTAGTGtggacagtaaaaaaaaaaagagagcgcggATTTGGTTGatgcaaatttaaaaagaaaatattgaaaatcCTTTGGAGAACACTGATATGGAATGAGTTAGATTCAGTGCGACGGTTAGTTCCCAGCtgtcgaccaatgatgacgatCAGGCTGCTTTATTTCTGTGAATGTCTTCCTGTCAGAGAGGTGTCATTTAAAATCTTACATAGATTATATCCAACAAATCAGTACAAAAgtcgaaaaaaataaataaaaactatacaTTCTGTAAACACTATGAAGAAACAATAATGATAGAACTGTAAATAGAAGAgtaaataacaataattaaaaaaaagtccctgGTTTTAACGTGACACACTGCTTACCGTTTGCTTATCACAATTTGACAAATCtataaatagaaatatttgtatttttgctgttgtgattgttttgattgcttgaaataaaccaatccTATGTTAGGATCCCACATGTGGGAAAGTCCAGCTGTGAAATTTTCAGGATACTCAATATTTTGGTCAAACTTCCTGTAAAGTTTCTGTAGTTTTGTTTCGTTGGTGCTCCCTCCCTCTCAGTTGTGTTGTTGTCCTCAGGCATGCAGCGGTGGTGATTTCTGGAACAGAGTTGGCTCGTAAGCTCCACAGGGAGATCCAGCGGGATGTGGAGGAGCTGGTGTCTCAGGGTAATGTGAGACCCCATCTAGGAGTGGTTTCAGTTGGAGACGACCCCGCCAGTCGCACCTATGTTAGGAATAAGACTCGGGCAGCCAGCATCCTGGGTCAGATATGAGGCATGTGTGCCTCAGAGAATCCTATTCTaacatttctatcttttttttttttttagcacacgAACACATCTGAACATACGTAACTTTTACACATCCAGGCATTTCCAGCGACACGGTGGTGCTGCCAAGCTCAGTGTCGCAGGAGAAGCTGCTTGAGCTGATCGACAAGATGAACCGCGACTGGAAGGTCAGCGGCCTGTTGGTCCAGCTACCGCTTCCAGGTGAGCAAAGAAGTCGCAGCCGCATCCGTCAATGTTGAGTTAGTAAACGGTGATGCACTGGTAAAAAGTcctaatggaaaaaaaggaagataatGAGGAGTAAAAAACACATCATCCATGATAAATGTGACGATAATCTAGTAAAATTGGGTCTAAAGTAGTGTTTTAAGACGCAACGTTCATTAGCATCAATGTTAGCTCTTTTTGAGCATAATTTAAACTGGTCAATTGTTGTTCCACAAATCACTGCAGGCATGTAATCTCATATACAAATAACAATAAAGACAAATCAGAAatcttttttgattttcttaaaaataagcttat contains the following coding sequences:
- the cdc20b gene encoding cell division cycle protein 20 homolog B, with the translated sequence MQRTPGKRKSGPFEGQNHVSEVTYKRFKKGIIQKLTRKGPAASTPMATRGQYDPRFDLAEVCQRLDLETQQSHQEPEHEVQQGNSDAIPHMRDCREAVNPPRTPFSKSKETDNKGNSTEQGGKLVWRAAETLRYSRKGTAGSEVKKQSLQPFALLNKDHLSQHGQVVMMLGAPSLRNDYYSDLLDCNRRGIIALALGSSVYLWNSETRALVGLLEPCLAPDGPSSETLSISCLCWSRDGRILSIGNRRGEIQLWDADRMQTVRSQQSHLSAVAALSWKQDVLSSGSVLGRVHHTDARAPAQLVGAADLKEEICSLQWSPGQEWMASGSTNGLLHIWANDIGGIKKSCQTVVTMKQPSAVKAMGWCPWQRGVIATGGGWKDGELRMWDAQLGTCLNSVSTNSQICCLRWAGKKRSLITSHGLPHNSVSSWTWKFPYLTQLYQLAGHSGRVLHLAVNSDGTCIFSAGADQRLHIWDL